One genomic region from Candidatus Desulfatibia profunda encodes:
- a CDS encoding 2-oxoacid:acceptor oxidoreductase family protein translates to MDITRLIIVAVGGQGNLLASKVIGEAALMSGVPVGMSEIHGMAQRGGVVESAIVFGDAQSTIISDGEADVVVGFEPLETLRALNKCNFKTVVITSLSPLSPFTVITGSGIYPDLRTLQTLIRARTAKLIAFDAAALAAQAGNALAVNMVLLGALIQTGTIPLTAENTKTAITTITKKAFAASNLKAFELGFSAAIAMA, encoded by the coding sequence ATGGACATAACACGATTAATCATAGTGGCGGTTGGCGGGCAGGGAAATCTGCTGGCCTCTAAAGTTATCGGTGAAGCGGCCCTGATGTCGGGCGTTCCGGTCGGCATGAGCGAAATTCACGGCATGGCTCAACGGGGCGGGGTGGTGGAGTCCGCAATTGTCTTCGGAGATGCGCAGAGCACCATTATCTCGGACGGCGAGGCCGATGTGGTGGTAGGCTTCGAACCGTTGGAAACCCTCCGGGCTCTGAACAAATGCAATTTTAAGACGGTGGTGATAACCAGCCTTTCCCCGCTGTCGCCGTTCACCGTGATCACGGGAAGCGGCATCTATCCTGACCTGCGGACACTGCAGACGCTGATACGCGCCAGGACGGCCAAGCTTATCGCCTTTGACGCCGCCGCACTTGCAGCCCAGGCCGGAAATGCCCTGGCCGTAAACATGGTTCTTCTGGGTGCTTTGATTCAAACCGGCACGATTCCTCTGACCGCCGAAAATACGAAAACGGCCATTACAACCATAACCAAAAAAGCCTTTGCAGCATCGAACCTGAAAGCATTTGAGCTGGGTTTTTCCGCTGCAATCGCAATGGCTTAA